The Hymenobacter sp. 5317J-9 genome has a window encoding:
- a CDS encoding cyclic nucleotide-binding domain-containing protein, translating into MLSATSLQRLFGIKAGEARTVGLFSLHNFLLGIGSVLVYVAANVLLLEHDPAQSLPLGYVAGALAMMAVGKVYTHFEHHLLLRKLAVRVLLAAVALVGMLGVLVVFGHSVAAAVAIMAGYRVIYLLTNLEFWGVSAVVFDVRQSKRLFSVISSGDMPAKALGAILAALIHGDAQLPVLLGLSFVAYLGALFTLRATLTSHVVEATARAVRRVRRPPGRLLQQLFGGSELVQAMCLSLVAIAGVVTGVEYMFFLNVKHKFHASADVMQSVGWVLAATYGAATFFKLLVSRQALERYGVQWSLRLLPVVALVALAVFGGLQVAGGYSQSGQLAFFCGLYLLLEVLRRTVFDPVFLVLFQPLAPTQRLAAHTLAKGFYEPLGMGLTGLLFFVLGYVGRLDGGMPFVWMGALLLLALLFLARTYRSYLAELKEGLGRRFAETAELALPDAARHVVLAQLRSPQPTEVLNAVAWLRQREPATLASHAPTLLAHADERVRLALLASAEATTLPVATLQALALGDAAPAVRAAAAQQLAAAAPDAPEVRQLLAGTDWDARQGAIRGSLAVAPQHAAAQSSLLQLVPASNAPTTALEVALRLLAFFPLDVQAHLAERGLASAEPEMVRATLTALGTVGHMQLAEHLLTALNDQHLWEPAADSLVALGPAVVPLLREALRREPEPLHPQRTALVLERLNTTASRAALVELAQHPHLFTRGVALRSLRRFPARSADRPVFEQLLREEFALAAQLLQGLVADGQAEFQATIDYELSLLHQRVFGLLAQLYDAESVATAQRNVAHAARERQANALEILDNLIPRPVYQGLQALLDDSPLPEKAALFARLTAPAPPHTAPPAQPLPTLLLRRGHMAFTSWTLGLALRHWRPTEPDAADILRPYLVSPYQLLRESAQVAAAALAATLGQPISSLPLPDMSQHSSHQSEARVSSLERVVVLKNTALFAQTPENVLSSIVPIMKEVTFHEGEEIFAQGDLGTSLFILHDGQVGIFTGAQQLATFGPGDFFGELALLDAEPRSATAATLSEVLAFRIDQEDFYDVMEERGEVLRNILRILCQRIRLQNEKMRGLAAG; encoded by the coding sequence ATGCTCTCGGCCACCTCTCTTCAACGCCTGTTCGGCATCAAAGCCGGCGAAGCCCGCACCGTGGGGCTGTTTTCGCTGCACAACTTCCTGCTCGGCATCGGCTCGGTGCTGGTGTACGTGGCGGCCAACGTGCTGCTGCTGGAACACGACCCCGCCCAAAGCCTTCCCCTGGGATACGTGGCCGGTGCCCTGGCCATGATGGCCGTGGGCAAAGTCTACACCCATTTCGAGCACCATTTATTGCTGCGCAAGCTGGCGGTGCGCGTGCTGCTAGCGGCGGTAGCGCTGGTGGGCATGCTGGGCGTACTGGTGGTGTTCGGCCATTCGGTGGCGGCCGCGGTGGCCATCATGGCGGGCTACCGGGTCATCTACCTGCTCACCAACCTGGAGTTCTGGGGCGTGTCGGCGGTGGTGTTTGATGTGCGCCAGAGCAAGCGCCTGTTCAGCGTCATCAGCTCCGGCGACATGCCGGCCAAGGCGCTGGGCGCCATTCTGGCGGCCCTCATTCACGGCGATGCGCAGCTGCCGGTGCTGCTGGGGCTGTCGTTTGTGGCGTATCTGGGGGCACTGTTTACGTTGCGGGCCACCCTCACTTCGCACGTGGTGGAGGCCACGGCGCGGGCGGTGCGACGGGTGCGCCGGCCGCCGGGCCGGCTGCTTCAGCAGCTTTTCGGGGGCAGCGAGCTGGTGCAGGCCATGTGCCTGAGCCTGGTGGCCATTGCGGGCGTCGTCACGGGCGTGGAGTACATGTTTTTCCTCAACGTGAAGCACAAGTTTCACGCTTCGGCCGACGTGATGCAGTCCGTCGGCTGGGTGCTGGCGGCTACCTACGGCGCGGCCACGTTTTTCAAGCTGCTGGTGAGCCGGCAGGCGCTGGAGCGCTACGGCGTGCAGTGGTCGCTACGGCTGCTGCCAGTGGTGGCGCTGGTAGCTTTGGCCGTTTTTGGCGGCCTGCAGGTGGCGGGCGGCTACAGCCAAAGCGGGCAGCTAGCCTTCTTCTGCGGGTTGTACCTGCTGCTGGAAGTGCTGCGCCGCACCGTGTTCGACCCCGTTTTTCTGGTTCTGTTTCAGCCGCTGGCGCCCACCCAGCGCCTGGCCGCCCACACGCTGGCCAAGGGCTTTTACGAGCCGCTGGGCATGGGCCTCACCGGCCTGCTGTTCTTCGTGCTGGGCTACGTGGGCCGACTCGACGGCGGCATGCCATTCGTCTGGATGGGCGCACTGCTGCTGCTGGCGCTGCTGTTTCTAGCCCGCACCTACCGCAGCTATCTGGCCGAGCTGAAGGAAGGCCTGGGTCGCCGCTTCGCCGAAACGGCCGAGCTGGCCCTGCCCGACGCCGCGCGCCACGTGGTGCTGGCCCAGCTGCGCAGCCCCCAGCCCACCGAAGTGCTCAATGCCGTGGCCTGGCTGCGCCAGCGCGAGCCCGCCACCCTGGCCAGCCACGCGCCCACCCTGCTGGCGCATGCTGATGAACGGGTGCGCTTAGCCCTGCTGGCCTCGGCCGAAGCCACGACTTTGCCCGTCGCAACCCTGCAGGCGCTGGCCCTCGGCGATGCTGCCCCGGCCGTGCGCGCCGCCGCTGCTCAGCAGCTGGCCGCCGCCGCGCCCGATGCCCCGGAAGTACGCCAGTTGCTGGCCGGCACCGACTGGGACGCGCGGCAGGGCGCCATTCGCGGCAGCCTCGCCGTGGCGCCGCAGCACGCGGCGGCCCAGTCCAGCCTGTTGCAATTAGTGCCGGCTTCCAATGCGCCCACCACGGCCCTTGAGGTGGCCTTGCGCCTGCTGGCGTTTTTCCCCCTTGATGTGCAGGCCCATCTCGCGGAGCGTGGGCTGGCCAGTGCCGAACCCGAAATGGTGCGGGCCACCCTCACGGCCCTGGGCACGGTAGGGCACATGCAGTTGGCAGAGCACCTGCTCACGGCCCTCAATGACCAGCACCTCTGGGAGCCGGCCGCCGACAGCCTGGTGGCCCTGGGCCCGGCCGTGGTGCCGCTGCTGCGCGAGGCCCTGCGCCGCGAGCCTGAGCCCCTGCACCCGCAACGCACGGCCTTGGTGCTGGAGCGCCTGAACACCACTGCCAGCCGCGCCGCCCTGGTCGAGCTGGCCCAGCACCCGCACCTGTTCACCCGCGGCGTGGCGCTGCGCTCCCTGCGCCGTTTCCCGGCCCGCTCGGCCGACCGGCCGGTATTTGAGCAGTTGCTGCGCGAAGAATTTGCCTTGGCCGCGCAGCTGCTGCAAGGCTTGGTGGCCGATGGCCAGGCTGAATTCCAGGCCACCATCGATTACGAGCTAAGCCTGCTGCACCAGCGCGTGTTTGGCCTGCTCGCCCAGCTCTACGACGCCGAATCGGTGGCCACGGCCCAGCGCAACGTGGCCCACGCCGCCCGCGAGCGTCAGGCCAATGCCCTCGAAATCCTCGATAACCTCATTCCCCGCCCCGTCTACCAAGGGCTGCAGGCCCTGCTCGATGACTCGCCGCTGCCCGAGAAAGCGGCGCTGTTTGCCCGGCTCACGGCCCCGGCGCCGCCCCACACCGCCCCGCCCGCCCAGCCGCTGCCCACGCTGCTGCTGCGCCGCGGCCACATGGCCTTTACTTCCTGGACGCTGGGCCTGGCCCTGCGCCACTGGCGGCCCACCGAGCCTGACGCCGCCGACATTCTACGGCCCTACCTCGTTTCGCCCTACCAGCTGCTGCGCGAAAGCGCGCAGGTGGCCGCGGCCGCCCTGGCCGCCACATTGGGCCAGCCCATTTCCTCACTTCCCCTGCCCGACATGAGCCAGCATTCTTCCCACCAGTCCGAAGCCCGCGTGTCCTCGCTTGAGCGGGTGGTGGTGCTCAAAAACACCGCCCTGTTTGCCCAAACGCCCGAAAACGTGCTGAGCAGCATTGTGCCCATCATGAAGGAGGTGACGTTTCACGAAGGCGAGGAAATATTTGCCCAGGGCGACCTCGGCACCTCGCTTTTTATTCTGCACGATGGGCAGGTGGGGATTTTTACGGGCGCGCAGCAGCTGGCCACCTTCGGCCCCGGCGACTTCTTCGGCGAGCTGGCCCTGCTCGATGCGGAGCCCCGCTCAGCCACGGCGGCCACGCTGAGCGAAGTGCTGGCCTTCCGCATCGACCAAGAAGATTTCTACGACGTGATGGAGGAGCGCGGCGAAGTGCTGCGCAACATCCTGCGCATTCTTTGCCAGCGCATCCGGTTGCAGAATGAGAAAATGCGCGGGCTGGCTGCAGGATAG
- a CDS encoding glycoside hydrolase family 3 C-terminal domain-containing protein, translating into MKNPVSTFRRLAFGAALALAASPAARAQRLGLEPRIDSLLKAMSTEEKLAQLTKNSFMTTPDNTRLRIPGFVMDDGPHGVRFEKATAWPTGMGLVSTWHRGLAEQVGQAMGEEFWAFGKQQQLGPCIDLTQDPRGGRSAESGGEDPYLIGQLQSRVAFGIQKTPAMATVKHFMIEGKQATRHTRNELFTDRGVMEHYGYNFRTVVQEGAVLSVMSAYNLINGEHAAESPYLLNTVLRERWGFPFYVVSDWDAVHDTKKAIMAGNDVCMGSDDYLKDLPGLVASGAVPMTAIDAAVRNVLRTKIMAGLLDYYPKGSKADANTPAHTKLNQQAARESIILLKNAGNILPLKKASVKRIALIGPNADKGNLNCFGSSETTPPYAVSLKQGLETKLGVDKISFAKGCDMNSADTTGFKLARELARKADVVIFAAGLDSTQEGEAYNSGHDRANNSATLPGQQQALIMALAKANPNVVVVVQSGGVCAMHESLPRMKGLVYSFYAGQEAGTALADVLLGDYNPAGRMAVSMPTGDSQLPAWGDDLRDANGVGYRYYDKKGMKPEVAFGAGLSYTTFQYSNLQAPKAPVAAGAPVTISVDVTNTGAVAGDEVVQLYVSDKSSKLDMPVKQLKGFERINLAPKQKKTVTFTLSAEDFYFWNEQTKAYEVHPGAYAFKVGSASDKLPLGGALTLQAATAKPDLKVTQVFTMPRFPKPGQAVTFYAMVKNMGTAPVPTGSKLGVNFTIDKAKVGSLQGLQQPLLPGQARLLAATTNNWKPTASGTFTVGAVVDGTNAIAEWLESNNSFSRPLRVY; encoded by the coding sequence ATGAAAAACCCCGTCTCTACATTCCGGCGCCTGGCCTTTGGGGCCGCGCTTGCGCTGGCCGCCAGCCCGGCCGCCCGGGCCCAGCGCCTGGGCCTGGAGCCCCGCATCGACTCGCTGCTCAAAGCCATGAGCACCGAGGAAAAGCTGGCTCAGCTCACCAAAAACAGCTTCATGACCACGCCGGACAACACCCGGCTTCGCATTCCGGGCTTTGTGATGGACGACGGCCCCCACGGCGTGCGCTTCGAGAAAGCCACGGCCTGGCCCACGGGCATGGGCCTGGTCTCGACCTGGCACCGCGGCCTGGCCGAACAGGTGGGCCAGGCCATGGGCGAAGAGTTCTGGGCCTTTGGCAAGCAGCAGCAGCTGGGCCCCTGCATCGACCTGACGCAGGACCCGCGCGGCGGCCGCAGCGCCGAAAGCGGCGGCGAAGACCCTTACCTGATTGGCCAGCTGCAGTCGCGCGTGGCTTTCGGCATTCAGAAAACGCCGGCGATGGCCACCGTGAAGCACTTCATGATTGAGGGCAAGCAGGCCACGCGCCACACCCGCAACGAGTTGTTTACGGACCGCGGCGTGATGGAGCACTACGGCTACAACTTCCGCACCGTGGTGCAGGAGGGCGCCGTGCTGAGCGTGATGTCGGCTTACAACCTGATAAATGGCGAGCACGCGGCCGAAAGCCCGTATTTGCTGAACACGGTGCTGCGCGAGCGCTGGGGCTTCCCGTTCTACGTGGTGTCGGACTGGGACGCGGTGCACGACACGAAGAAAGCCATCATGGCCGGCAACGACGTGTGCATGGGCTCCGACGACTACCTCAAGGACCTGCCCGGCCTGGTGGCCAGCGGCGCCGTGCCCATGACGGCCATCGACGCGGCCGTGCGCAACGTGCTGCGGACCAAAATCATGGCCGGCCTGCTCGACTACTACCCCAAAGGCAGCAAGGCCGACGCCAACACGCCGGCCCACACCAAGCTCAACCAGCAGGCGGCCCGCGAGTCCATTATTCTGCTGAAAAACGCGGGCAACATTCTGCCGCTGAAAAAGGCCTCGGTGAAGCGCATTGCCCTCATTGGCCCCAACGCCGACAAGGGCAACCTGAACTGCTTCGGCAGCTCCGAAACCACGCCTCCCTACGCCGTGAGCCTGAAGCAAGGCTTGGAAACCAAGCTGGGCGTGGACAAGATTTCCTTTGCCAAAGGCTGCGACATGAACAGCGCCGACACCACCGGCTTCAAGCTGGCCCGCGAGCTGGCCCGCAAGGCCGACGTGGTGATTTTCGCCGCCGGCCTCGACAGCACGCAGGAGGGCGAAGCCTACAACTCGGGCCACGACCGCGCCAACAACTCGGCCACCCTGCCCGGCCAGCAGCAGGCCCTCATCATGGCCCTGGCCAAAGCCAACCCCAACGTGGTGGTGGTGGTGCAGAGCGGCGGCGTGTGCGCCATGCACGAAAGCCTGCCCCGCATGAAGGGCCTCGTGTACAGCTTCTACGCCGGCCAGGAAGCAGGCACTGCCCTGGCCGACGTGCTGCTGGGCGACTACAACCCCGCCGGCCGCATGGCCGTGAGCATGCCCACCGGCGACAGCCAGCTGCCCGCCTGGGGCGACGACCTGCGCGACGCCAACGGCGTGGGCTACCGCTACTACGACAAGAAAGGCATGAAGCCGGAGGTCGCCTTCGGGGCCGGCCTGAGCTACACCACTTTCCAGTACAGCAACCTGCAGGCCCCCAAAGCACCCGTGGCCGCCGGCGCCCCCGTCACCATCAGCGTGGACGTAACCAACACCGGCGCCGTGGCCGGCGACGAAGTAGTGCAGCTCTACGTGAGCGACAAATCCTCGAAGCTGGACATGCCGGTGAAGCAGCTCAAAGGCTTCGAGCGCATCAACCTGGCCCCGAAGCAGAAGAAAACCGTGACGTTCACGCTCTCGGCCGAAGACTTCTACTTCTGGAACGAGCAAACCAAAGCCTACGAGGTGCACCCCGGCGCCTACGCCTTCAAGGTGGGCAGCGCCTCCGACAAACTGCCCCTAGGCGGCGCCCTCACCCTGCAAGCCGCCACCGCCAAACCCGATTTGAAAGTAACGCAGGTGTTCACGATGCCGCGCTTCCCCAAGCCCGGCCAGGCCGTGACGTTCTACGCCATGGTGAAAAACATGGGCACCGCGCCCGTGCCCACCGGCAGCAAGCTGGGCGTGAATTTCACCATCGACAAAGCCAAGGTGGGCAGCCTGCAGGGCTTGCAGCAGCCGCTGCTGCCCGGCCAGGCCCGCCTGCTGGCCGCCACCACCAATAACTGGAAACCCACCGCCAGCGGCACCTTCACGGTGGGCGCCGTGGTAGATGGCACCAACGCCATTGCCGAATGGCTGGAAAGCAACAACAGCTTCAGCCGGCCGCTTCGGGTGTACTAG
- a CDS encoding glycoside hydrolase family 16 protein has translation MLSFLLSGFLLLNAEAAPPPSPPAKPRYTFTKLAWSDEFNYTGLPDSTKWKYDVGGSGWGNKEEQYYTKRRLENARVEGGHLIVEARKEALMPGNPYTSARLVSRGPGGSQTYGRIEVRAQIPAGRGTWPAIWMLPDENPYGNHSWPDNGEIDIMEHVGYDPNVIHATTHCKAYYFRINNQKTGITKLPDATTAFHVYAIEWTPETITADIDGEQYFAMRNERTGWEAWPWDKPFHLLLNVAVGGEWGGLKGIDEAAFPQQMLVDYVRFYQMKKS, from the coding sequence ATGCTTTCCTTCCTTCTTTCCGGTTTCCTGTTGCTGAACGCCGAGGCAGCGCCGCCGCCCTCGCCGCCTGCCAAGCCGCGCTACACCTTCACCAAGCTGGCGTGGAGCGACGAGTTCAACTACACCGGCCTGCCCGACTCCACGAAGTGGAAATACGACGTGGGCGGCAGCGGCTGGGGCAATAAGGAGGAGCAGTACTACACCAAGCGCCGCCTCGAAAATGCCCGCGTGGAAGGCGGCCACCTGATAGTGGAAGCCCGCAAGGAAGCCCTGATGCCGGGCAATCCCTACACCTCGGCGCGGCTGGTGTCGCGCGGCCCCGGCGGCAGCCAGACCTATGGCCGCATTGAGGTGCGGGCCCAGATTCCGGCCGGGCGTGGCACTTGGCCCGCCATCTGGATGCTGCCCGATGAAAACCCCTACGGCAACCACAGCTGGCCCGACAACGGCGAAATCGACATCATGGAGCACGTGGGCTACGACCCCAATGTGATACACGCCACCACGCACTGCAAGGCGTATTACTTCCGCATCAACAACCAGAAAACGGGCATCACCAAACTGCCCGACGCCACCACGGCCTTCCACGTCTACGCCATTGAGTGGACGCCCGAAACCATCACGGCCGACATCGACGGCGAGCAGTACTTCGCCATGCGCAACGAGCGCACCGGCTGGGAAGCTTGGCCTTGGGACAAACCCTTTCACCTGCTGCTGAACGTGGCCGTGGGCGGCGAGTGGGGCGGCCTGAAAGGCATCGACGAAGCCGCCTTCCCGCAGCAGATGCTGGTGGACTACGTGCGGTTTTACCAGATGAAAAAGAGCTGA
- a CDS encoding glycoside hydrolase family 16 protein: MRFPDFRFKPRHGAGLLLALNLLACTDKGSSFTPGPVTPPGPVTPVTNEDARAYADYTELVWSDEFDGAALDQAKWKYDLGGGGWGNNELETYTNSTDNAYLNGGNLYIKAIKSSSGNITSARILTSGKKDFQYGRIDVRAQVPKGKGIWPAIWMLGSDIGQNPWPKCGEIDIMEVRGSKPRELLSTMHFQTAQGTHGQQGTTQLQPADLSDAFHIYSVVRSKDQLRFYIDGQQYYTFGNGGASPNPFNNLFFVILNVAVGGDFDGNPDASTVFPQQMVVDYVRQYQYK; encoded by the coding sequence ATGAGATTTCCTGACTTCCGCTTCAAGCCCCGCCACGGGGCCGGCCTGCTCCTCGCACTGAACCTGCTGGCCTGCACCGACAAAGGCAGTTCCTTCACGCCCGGCCCGGTGACGCCTCCGGGGCCGGTGACGCCGGTGACCAATGAAGACGCCCGTGCCTACGCCGACTACACCGAACTGGTGTGGAGCGACGAGTTCGACGGCGCGGCGCTGGACCAAGCCAAGTGGAAGTACGACCTAGGCGGCGGCGGCTGGGGCAACAACGAGCTCGAAACCTACACCAACTCGACCGATAACGCCTACCTGAACGGCGGCAACCTCTACATCAAGGCCATTAAGTCGAGCTCGGGCAACATCACCTCGGCCCGCATCCTCACCAGCGGCAAGAAGGACTTCCAGTACGGGCGCATCGACGTGCGGGCCCAGGTGCCCAAGGGCAAGGGCATCTGGCCCGCCATCTGGATGCTGGGCTCCGACATCGGCCAGAACCCCTGGCCCAAGTGCGGCGAAATCGACATCATGGAGGTGCGCGGCAGCAAGCCCCGCGAGCTGCTCAGCACCATGCACTTCCAGACCGCGCAGGGCACGCACGGCCAGCAGGGCACCACGCAGCTGCAGCCGGCCGACCTCTCCGACGCCTTCCACATCTACTCGGTGGTGCGCAGCAAGGACCAGCTACGCTTTTACATCGACGGGCAGCAGTACTACACCTTCGGTAACGGGGGCGCCTCGCCCAACCCGTTCAACAACCTGTTTTTCGTGATTTTGAACGTGGCCGTGGGCGGCGACTTCGACGGCAACCCCGACGCCAGCACCGTCTTCCCCCAGCAAATGGTGGTGGACTACGTGCGCCAGTACCAATACAAATAA
- a CDS encoding PKD domain-containing protein, with amino-acid sequence MKNIVRAAALGFLLTPMLLASCTKKENQLEGAVPASDFTVTTVTTGLTTVATFRANNTDGFLYQWEFGDGTVGTGQTASHTYTSGGTLKARLITAYRGGTSVSATKDVVLPQVSAIVKGILTGGSSKTWKLDNTVIAPITVGPSDSDPTSYYAGNPMPGQLPACQADDEYTFSTANVFTYDAKGQTFVAGGACDAPRNVSTSFTFGNATGPGLAQLTLASATPAPFIGVTDAPGFTYRILSIDSQHMLVRAGSTAAGVVFDMKFVAK; translated from the coding sequence ATGAAAAATATTGTACGCGCCGCGGCCCTCGGTTTCCTGCTGACGCCGATGCTGCTGGCCTCTTGCACCAAGAAAGAAAACCAGCTGGAAGGCGCCGTGCCGGCGTCGGACTTCACCGTGACCACGGTCACCACGGGCCTGACCACGGTGGCCACCTTCCGGGCCAATAATACCGACGGCTTCCTGTACCAGTGGGAGTTTGGCGACGGCACCGTGGGCACGGGCCAAACCGCGAGCCACACCTACACCAGCGGCGGCACGCTCAAGGCCCGCCTCATCACGGCCTACCGGGGCGGCACCAGCGTGTCGGCCACCAAAGACGTGGTGCTCCCGCAGGTGTCGGCCATCGTGAAAGGCATCCTCACGGGCGGCTCTTCGAAAACCTGGAAGCTCGACAACACCGTGATTGCGCCCATCACCGTGGGCCCGTCGGATTCTGACCCCACCAGCTACTACGCCGGCAACCCCATGCCCGGTCAGCTGCCCGCCTGCCAGGCCGATGACGAGTACACGTTCAGCACCGCCAACGTATTCACCTACGACGCCAAGGGCCAGACCTTCGTGGCCGGTGGCGCCTGCGATGCCCCACGCAACGTGAGCACGTCGTTCACTTTTGGCAACGCCACGGGCCCGGGCCTGGCCCAGCTCACGCTGGCCAGCGCCACCCCGGCGCCGTTCATTGGCGTGACCGATGCCCCCGGCTTTACCTACCGCATTCTTTCCATCGATTCGCAGCACATGCTGGTGCGCGCGGGCAGCACGGCTGCCGGCGTGGTGTTCGACATGAAATTTGTTGCGAAGTAG
- a CDS encoding RagB/SusD family nutrient uptake outer membrane protein, producing the protein MSIFHKYAWGALLGLGLLSGCGEKFLDEAPNDQVTDANFYKSEQDAILAVNAVYSELGKGGQYNYALWGIGDIGSDISYTGGGGGGDGIEQQQLDNFNIPSTNPIINRLWGGCYIGIGRANIVLQKVPGIAGMNPAIKNRCLGEAEFLRAKYYFDLVRAYGDVPLLTVPPLTPAEVNIPRTPAAQVYTQIVNDLTDAITKLPTTYTGEDIGRVTKGAAQGLLAKVYLTQGNLPAAAQQAKAVIDSGVYSLFPNYGDIFKIANDNGRESLFEVQYISGRNEYTFDGLGFVGNEFFGPRGQSIVPQGGYGFNIPENDFVAGYETGDLRRDVTIWKPGDVYPDGRTQPASLPGSPSGYGCKKWFIGKVDTRVWDSGLNIKVMRLAEVYLIYAEATGPTTGTSPLGGLEALNIVRRRAFGLPLNAPSARDVAAGISAQAFKTAVWRERKYELAFENDRWFDMKRTGELLTSPQLLAKGVKPTNVVLPLPQSELDINPNLKQNPGY; encoded by the coding sequence ATGTCCATTTTTCATAAATACGCGTGGGGTGCCCTGTTGGGCCTGGGCCTGCTGAGCGGCTGCGGCGAGAAATTCCTCGACGAAGCCCCCAACGACCAGGTCACCGACGCCAACTTCTACAAGTCCGAACAAGACGCCATTCTGGCCGTGAACGCCGTGTACAGCGAGCTGGGCAAGGGCGGCCAGTACAACTACGCCCTGTGGGGCATCGGCGACATCGGCTCCGACATTTCCTACACCGGCGGCGGCGGCGGCGGCGACGGCATTGAGCAGCAGCAGCTCGACAACTTCAACATCCCGAGCACCAACCCCATCATCAACCGCTTGTGGGGCGGCTGCTACATCGGCATCGGGCGGGCCAACATCGTGCTGCAAAAAGTGCCCGGCATTGCGGGCATGAACCCGGCCATCAAGAACCGCTGCCTGGGCGAGGCCGAGTTCCTGCGGGCCAAGTACTACTTCGACCTGGTGCGGGCCTACGGCGACGTGCCCCTGCTCACGGTGCCGCCCCTCACGCCGGCCGAAGTGAACATTCCGCGCACCCCGGCCGCGCAGGTCTACACCCAGATTGTGAACGACCTCACGGACGCCATCACCAAGCTGCCGACCACCTATACCGGCGAAGACATCGGCCGCGTGACCAAGGGCGCCGCGCAGGGCCTGTTGGCCAAGGTGTACCTCACCCAGGGCAACCTGCCCGCCGCCGCCCAACAAGCCAAGGCCGTGATTGACTCGGGGGTGTACAGCCTGTTCCCGAACTACGGCGACATCTTCAAGATTGCCAACGACAACGGCCGCGAAAGCCTGTTTGAGGTGCAGTACATCTCGGGCCGCAACGAATACACCTTCGACGGCCTGGGCTTTGTGGGCAACGAATTTTTCGGGCCCCGCGGCCAGAGCATTGTGCCCCAGGGCGGTTACGGCTTCAACATCCCGGAAAACGACTTCGTGGCCGGCTACGAAACCGGCGACCTGCGCCGCGACGTGACCATCTGGAAGCCCGGCGACGTGTACCCCGACGGCCGCACCCAGCCGGCCTCGCTGCCGGGCTCGCCCAGCGGCTACGGCTGCAAGAAGTGGTTCATCGGCAAGGTCGACACCCGCGTGTGGGACTCGGGCCTGAACATCAAAGTGATGCGCCTGGCCGAAGTGTACCTGATTTACGCCGAAGCCACCGGCCCCACCACGGGCACCTCGCCCTTGGGCGGCCTGGAGGCCCTCAACATCGTGCGGCGCCGCGCCTTCGGCCTGCCCCTGAACGCGCCTTCGGCCCGCGACGTGGCGGCCGGCATCAGTGCCCAAGCATTTAAGACGGCCGTGTGGCGCGAGCGCAAGTACGAACTGGCCTTCGAGAACGACCGGTGGTTCGACATGAAGCGCACCGGCGAGCTGCTCACCTCGCCCCAGCTGCTGGCCAAGGGCGTGAAGCCCACCAATGTGGTGCTGCCCCTGCCCCAGAGCGAGCTCGACATCAACCCCAACCTGAAGCAGAACCCTGGCTACTAG